The stretch of DNA gcatgacaatttcatccttgagcttgatagtgtcctcataactctcggccactaccactttcttgcccttgcaatcaacacatttgcttgtgctctccacaagtaagtcatcacaagatgtggctatatcaagcttagcaacattgttagtagcaacatgtgtttcatcaattgcaagttcataagcaatctcaaggttgtcatagtttgcttttagagttgttagctcttctttaattgctctatatctagtgataagctcatcatgaacactctcaagtttatcatgtttttctttgagctcttttagagagagtttgagctccttgagcttagtggtcatgatttcattttgatctctaagctcatcactagacttaagctttgctagaagtgtttcattttcaagttcaagcttttcattttcacttctagattttcttatgactttagtgtacttatttagcaattttacaagttcatcataagaaggtgattcatattcactatcactttcaccactttcatcctcactttgtaccttccggtcacccttagccataaggcatagatgtgtagaggatgtagatagtggtgaagatgatggtgatggagcatcaatggcaatggcggcaaccttctcatcatcactttcattgccggaggagtcaccacttgagctctcaatgtcggtgagccaatcaccaacaatgtaagccttgccatttttcttcttgtagtgctccttcttcttgccacctttcttcttgtattgcttcttgtcattcttctcatcatcacttgaatcatcttgctctttgttcttcttcttgtacttatccttcttgggctttggacattgatgagcaagatgcccaagttcaccacaattgtagcaatccatctcagagatgggcttcctcttgctacttgtgaagaatttcttcttcttggagtcaaagttgactccattcttgttgagcttcttcaacatttttgtggttcttctcaccaagagggcaatggatgcatcatcatcacttgaagttgatgactcaacttcaatcttcttggccttgcccttgtgagaagccttgagagccaagtccttcttttctttcttggccgacgaggtgccatcttgagggttcatgtgcatgtacatctcatgagcattgatcttccccaatatggtggttggtgtagcggtggaaagatcgccttgatgaagcacggttactatgtgcccatatttctcaatgggaagcacacatagtatcttccttgctacatccgccgtactcatttgtgtaagcccaagtccatttagctcctctacaatgacattcaagcgagaatacatttcattagcattttctttaggaagcatttcaaaagtattaagcttgttcatcactaggtgatagcgttcctcgcgttcactcttagttccctcatggagcgcacaaagttccttccaaagttcattggcggttttgtggctccgaacacggttgaacacctctttgcaaagacctctaaagatgtggtttttggcctttgcattccacttctcgttttcttgctcttgtggagtaagagcggtggctctttccggaggggcaaacccttcggtcgcggcttttaggcactttacatcgcatgcctcaaggtatgactccatccgtattttccaatacgggaagtcatccccatcgaacatgggtggcggtccatctccgttagacatctttctctaggcggtgaagccaaAAAAATgtgcactaggctctgatactaattgaaaggatcaagatgcccaagaggggggtgaattgggcttctctaaaaatttaagcaacctataagctccaattcaaccccttgtgcctagtgtgacttagaaagctaccggataaaagttttgcaacctagttccaatcctattctagcatggcaattctaagaaagtaaaaacacaaagtaaatgctagaaagtaagggagtagtggaagaaagtgctcggcgatgttttgccgaggtatcggagagtcgccactctccactagtcctcgttggagcacccgcgcaagggtcttgctccgccttggtccgcgcaaggaccaagtgctctctacgggctgattcttcgacactccgtcgcggtgaatcgcccaaaaccgctcacaagcttgacacgagccacccacaagaactccgggtgatcttcgtgcctccaatcaccaccgaaccgtctaggtgatggcgatcaccaagagtgacaagcaaagaactctcacttgacccaaacaaggctctagagagtggtggatgcacacttgactcttggaactcactagaggaggattctctcaagaattcactcaaaactcaatcctctctaggctcttgcaactctcttgcaccacaacaagtttctcagatgttcaaatgggcaagagggctctcatggacgaggtggagaagtataaatactatccacgaagtccaaaggtcggtgtcgacgaaagctagtcggcagtctaccttggggtatacccacggtagtagtttatcggtagacggtgcgcaaactacgaactcgatggtgacgcaagacacggacaagctttttatccaggttcggccgccgagttggcgtaatacctacgtcctgcgtctggttgtattgatttgtgctgagagaatatgatctgtcctaggggggtcccttgcccctccttatatagtctggagggcagggttacagatctagaaactaatcctagtcggttacaattaccatagataattcgatatcaattcctattctaaccgactagaatcctgcttgatctccacgtcttgtttccttgcacgaaacacgggctgtcggatcaagccttgaactcgtctcgtagtgggccaagcttcctagctgaagtctagccgtaagggtataggggtttatacccccacagtcggccagccgttttccactgaaaacggggtcaccggacgcacattatgttgcaccggacgcactgcaccgagcgtccggtgctcataacggctacctgcacttttctctgacaggtcaccggacgctaactcgcaGCGTCCGgtacaccgtccggtgctcgggaaaactttacatgctccctgcgcatgggaccggacgctacccggtgcgtccggtgctagcgtccggtgctcagggaaggcttgcaacctccctgggtaagggaccggacgctacccggtgcgtccggtgctagcgtccggtgcctaaccctaagcacggcactgttctaacggctaaggacctcaccggacgcactcacagagcgtccggtgcagcgtccggtgcccctttgggtacccaaacttcgtcgaaacgcgatcgcttcaAAACGAAgtaggttcctctcgatctaaggactgtctttgagctgcctagtgctaggtttaccaagtgtgcaccacacctaaacctaaagccttgcctaaatcaagctactagatcaaagcccctcttaatagtacggtcaaaggaaaacaaagtcctaaactactctaagtgccctccttcaccatatggcacttagacttagtctagtcttgacgatgtccatccatcctttgaaaaccgaaacgatttccactattaagtaggcatgtacgtccctgtccatcgagtacctatataccatgaccttacctatgactttgcctctgcaaaacacacgttagtcatagtaatcaaaaatgtcattaatcaccgaaaccactaggggcctagatgctctttcatcatagactaactaggctcaaaagattcgtctcatgatttatagacaaactatataattatttattttttatccaTATTAGAtgatctatgcatgtgccgcaagattcgatgtgatggaaaatcttgaaaaactttcgaattttagggtgaactaaaccaggcctaataCTGCTGCTTCTTGACCAAATACCGCAGTACACGGAACATTCCGAGGAGATGAAGGTGTTGCAACCACCCAATAGCATCTAAAGTGGATGATTTGTAATTTCACATTATCTTGTCATGTTTATATTATATTGTTTAAAGTTTAGCCACTAAACTTACATCACTTTAATTCTCAAGGCTCCACCATATGAACTAAAGTGTTGTTTAAATTTGTCCAATTCCAACTTCACAAAAAGACCATTAGTTTATTAGACCATTAGTCTAAAGTTTAATCCTCACCTTTAACCGACTAAACTTTAGACCATGAATTCTAACTAGAGTCTTGTAACAGATACTAGTATATtaacatttttctttttttagaaaagCTCTAAGTACTAAATGAGAGTGTTGTTTTTCCTATTACACAGTAGTGAATGGTCAGTTTGGAAAGTAGTAGGTCCGAGCTCCATACATGATTTTAACCTTAAAATAAAGTGacttaatcatacatgtttaatcCACAATAGTAACAAAAATGATTAATTAAACATATTTAATTGCCACTGCTCTATTTGCAAGAATTTCTTTATTTCGAAAAGGGAAATTTTACGCAAGAGTTTTATACTCAGTCATCCATCATTATACGGTTCCGGCCTAGAGCTATTTAAATAAACAAGGTAAAAAGTATCAAATAAAAGAACCAACATAAATACAAACAACGAACAACACTAAACCTATTAGAAGACACTCATCTATGCTTGGCAAATGTTTCCATTGTCAAGGTCTCCAACATTCAATATGCCCATTTCGAGATAAGTCTATCATCCTACTTTTTAAGTGTAGACCAAACATGTGTCTCGCAAGTAGGCTTGAAATAGCCTTTACATAAGAATGTAGACTTCGTTTTTCAAAGATTACATCATTTGTAGTCAATCAGAAAAAAGTTATACTTATTTCCAGACAAACTTGATATTGGAATTTTTTGGTACTTGTTGTAACCAAACTAAAAGATGTCTCATGTTCTTTGGTCGTTGTAAACTTAATGCAACTTAAACAActctccaaacaaattttgcAACATGACAATTGAAAAACAAGTGTATGATGGTTTCCTTGTTGCTACAAAAACAACCATTTTCAGCATATCTCTAAGTTCATTTTCGGTGATTGGCCTTTCGTTCAAATAATATCCTGAAATTATTAATTGTAAGTTGcacctaaaatccaaaaactttttaaaataccTCATCACATCTattcttacggcacatacataaaacattaaatatagattaaaaaataactaattatataatttatctgtaatttacgagataatttttttgagcctaattaatttatagttggacaataattaccaaatataaatgaaagtgctacagtactaaaaacttttcaccgaaaacctaaacaaggccgaacgaTTTTTGTACATGCATTGCAATTTGGAGTAGAAAGTTGTATAGTGCTATGCGTTTGATTGGTTTTCTACGTAAGTCGTTAGACCGAGTCTCCATACAGAGCGGAGAGTGTGCAGCTCAACTTGCTTTGAGAATAATGTAACTTGTCTATGGCCTTGTCAGATAACTAAGGGGATGTTATGTTTGGTttgggtgttaaagtttaacagtgttgtagtatttttgtcttatttagtaattattatctaattatgggttaattagttttaaaagattcatcttgtattACTCTCtagttatatttttagtttggtaaatagtctatatttagtactccatgcatgtgtccaaatattcgatgtaaCAGGAGTTAAACTAGGAATCTTGGATAAAGGGTTGCAGGCGACCAATCCGACCCTACATTATCTTTAGGATAGTTTGCAACACGAGGTGACGAGGTACAAGAAAGTTATAAAGATCAAGAAATAGTTTGCTGAGATAAACATTCAAGCTTCACACGGTAAAAAAAAAGCGTCAATCTGGCACCACTTGCAGCTCTGTACAATAAATAAGTATTGACACTGCTGACTTCCTGTGCATGCACCACGCTTGTACACACTTAAACAATGATGCCAATTGCCAAAGCTGAACACAACAGCTAGGCAATACCTTCCTTCCTTTCCTGGAACAATCAAAAGAGTAGATGAGTACAGCAGCGTCCACACAAGAAACAGCCACTACTATTCCTTGACCCACACTCCTCCCTTTCCATTCCATGCAGAGGCAACCTTTCACCTTTGCCTTTACCTAGCCGATTGATCAAAAAAACGAAGCTGAAAAAAGCCGCATCAGAAACATCTCTGAAAAGAAAAGGGGGAATAATCTAACAGTTAACTGAAAGTCTTCTCCTTCCCTTGCATTTGCATCTTTTTTGTTCCTTGCTGCtgcaacaaaaccaagaaacagCAGCAAGCCTTTCTCCTTCCTCGGAGGAAACTTCCAATCCACAACACCACTCCTCCTCccatcttcttcctcctccggtGCTCCCTATAAAACCCCTCGCCTCCCCACCCTCCCACAGGCCCCCACCACACCACCAAGAAAATAAATTCAGAGAAAGGAGGAGCAGACAagtatagctagctagctgtcTCCTCCCCTGCTCCCAGACTCTGCCTGTCCTGCCCCCCATGGCTCCGAGGTGGGCCCCGCCCGCTGGCCTCGTCGTGCTTGTGGCGCTGCTCGCGCtgctgctggcggcggcggcggtggtgcgcggggACAAGCCCGTGAGGGGTGGGGCGTCCAGCTCCGTCGCCGGCGTGGAGACCGAGGCGTCCTCCGCCGTCTTCCCGCTCTACGGCGACGTCTACCCGCACGGGTGCGTTCCCCCTCGCTCTTGCTCTGCTCTTCTCCGTGGCCAGCCAATCTGTTTCCGTCCATTCCCCTTGGCTGACTCCAAGAGCCACTACGGACGAACCAATCAACTGATTGCCACTTTTGGTTCCATTCGGGAGCCCCGTGGATTTCCGTGCGCATTGCTCTGTTCTTCTTGGAGCGTCAGACAGAATTGTTTACTGCTCCAGAGATGGATCATCTTTTTCAgagattaaaaaaaaacaattttttgatcaGCAAAATCGATTTCTTTCGCAGCTTGTACTATGTGGCCATGAACATCGGCAACCCGCCCAAGCCATACTTCCTGGACGTCGACACCGGCAGCGATCTCACCTGGCTGCAGTGCGACGCGCCCTGCAGGAGCTGCAACAAGGTACCGTTCCTTCCTTCGCCGTCCGTTCCATGATTCTCTGATTTTTAATTCAGGTCGGCCAAGGATGCTGCTGCCATCATGAGTTGTTCATGGAATCATGGTGGTGTTAGTTCAAGGATCATTGTTCGACCTTGGGATTGTTTTGGTCCAAAGTCTTTACCTTCACTGTTTTCTTGTTTATTTAGGCACTGCTTTAATTTATCAAATTCACAATTTCGCTTTCTGGAATATCAGTAACTGCTGGCTTGTTGATTACGCTGCTTCCACTGCAAATACTATAGTTCGGATACCATGTAGGCACTATATTCTGTTAGTTAGTTGGTATTTCTTTTCAAACGAAAAGTCACTTCTGTCGGAAAAAGAAGGATAAAGTGTAGTCCACAAATGACAGTCACGAATCAGTTCAGTTCAGGTCTTCTGGAATTGGCATTTTCTCCTGGATGTCCTATTTGGACTTTGCTTTCCAATTCAAGATTTATCGTCTGTCTCTTGTTAGTCTTGCATTACATCACCTGTGGAGCATTCTATTTCTCTCTAGCCCAAAATTTGTAATTGAACACAATGCTTAACATACTTTTTTTGGCATTGTCTTGTTGGTGCAGGTGCCACACCCACTCTACCGGCCAACAAAGAACAAGCTGGTGCCATGCGTGGATCAACTGTGTGCTTCCCTCCACAACGGGCTAAACAGGAAACACAAATGTGATTCACCATATGAGCAATGCGACTATGTGATTAAGTATGCAGATCAGGGGTCATCCACCGGTGTGCTTGTCAATGACAGCTTCGCGCTCCGACTCGCAAATGGCTCTGTTGTCCGCCCCAGTCTGGCGTTCGGGTACACTACTTGCATCCTTTGAGGTGTACTGCTTTTGCAAAATTAGATTCTTGAACTGGTATTTTTTTGGCCCCTTCCATTTGTGCAGGTGTGGTTATGATCAACAGGTCAGCAGCGGTGAGATGTCGCCTACTGACGGTGTGCTTGGGCTTGGGACTGGATCAGTTAGCTTACTTTCACAGTTCAAACAGCATGGAGTCACCAAGAACGTGGTTGGCCACTGCCTCAGCCTAAGAGGtggcgggttcctcttctttggtGATGATCTTGTGCCTTATCAACGTGTGACATGGACTCCTATGGTTCGCAGTCCTCTCCGGTGAGCATCATGGTCCTTTAAAGTTGCAATGAAACCTGTTTCCTTTGGCATTTTCAGATGACATCAGAATAAATTGTGGCCTTACTTTCTCCCTTTCAAATTGTCATAACATTATATTTTATGAATTATTATTCTAGCTTGACATAAGGTTGTATTTCCAGGAATTACTATTCCCCTGGCTCAGCAAGTCTGTACTTTGGTGACCAGTCACTGCGTGTGAAACTGACGGAAGTAGTCTTTGACAGTGGAAGCTCATTCACCTACTTTGCTGCACAGCCATATCAAGCACTTGTCACCGCTGTAAGTTTAAAAACTTCTTCTCATGTAGTGCAAATAATAATTCATGAGTAAACATGGGGATAATGAGGTTTTGTTTCTTGCAGCTTAAGGGTGACCTAAGCAGGACGCTGAAAGAGGTATCTGATCCCTCTCTTCCTCTGTGCTGGAAAGGGAAGAAACCATTCAAATCTGTGCTTGATGTGAAAAAGGAATTCAAATCTTTGGTGCTGAACTTTGGCAATGGCAACAAGGCGTTCATGGAGATCCCTCCTCAAAACTACCTCATTGTTACAGTAAATATTCCATAACCCGATGAATTATTATCAGTGGCAGTAGTAAGTTGTTGGTGGCTAAAATCTGTTTCTCTGTTTGTCAGAAATACGGTAATGCCTGTTTGGGCATCCTCAATGGATCCGAAGTCGGTCTCAAGGATCTGAGCATTCTTGGAGGTAGGAAGTTTAGACAAAACCAATTAACCCCATTTAAAAAGTTTATTTATGACTCGCACAACAATTaatgttattttttttatttccctTGCAGACATTACGATGCAGGATCAGATGGTGATTTATGACAATGAGAAAGGGCAAATTGGATGGATTCGTGCACCTTGTGATAGAATCCCCAAGTTTGGATCCTCCGCTCTTCTGTGATCATTTCACACCCCTGTACAGTGAACATACACCCACTTAATTCATTTCTATTTATCCGAACAGCGACAATACCATTGATGGATTTGATGAACGTTATTGTTGGCCTCAATTCCCGGGGATCATGGGTCTTCCGAATGAAGATTGCCCAGCCTATTACCGTTCAAACAAAGAGTGATTTGCCCAAGGGGAGGCCGCTAGAGTGACAGAAAGAACAGAAGGATGATCACCATGGGGAGGCTGGACACAGTGTTAGGATCGTGTATTCTTTAGGAAAGAGAGAACCTAGTCACATGTAAACATCATAATGTTCATATATGAAATATAATGATCACCCTGTTACGAGTATACTCTTTTCGAGCTTTTCTTTGTACATTCTTTA from Sorghum bicolor cultivar BTx623 chromosome 8, Sorghum_bicolor_NCBIv3, whole genome shotgun sequence encodes:
- the LOC8079897 gene encoding aspartic proteinase Asp1 encodes the protein MAPRWAPPAGLVVLVALLALLLAAAAVVRGDKPVRGGASSSVAGVETEASSAVFPLYGDVYPHGLYYVAMNIGNPPKPYFLDVDTGSDLTWLQCDAPCRSCNKVPHPLYRPTKNKLVPCVDQLCASLHNGLNRKHKCDSPYEQCDYVIKYADQGSSTGVLVNDSFALRLANGSVVRPSLAFGCGYDQQVSSGEMSPTDGVLGLGTGSVSLLSQFKQHGVTKNVVGHCLSLRGGGFLFFGDDLVPYQRVTWTPMVRSPLRNYYSPGSASLYFGDQSLRVKLTEVVFDSGSSFTYFAAQPYQALVTALKGDLSRTLKEVSDPSLPLCWKGKKPFKSVLDVKKEFKSLVLNFGNGNKAFMEIPPQNYLIVTKYGNACLGILNGSEVGLKDLSILGDITMQDQMVIYDNEKGQIGWIRAPCDRIPNDNTIDGFDERYCWPQFPGIMGLPNEDCPAYYRSNKE